From the Aquitalea magnusonii genome, one window contains:
- a CDS encoding ABC transporter permease, which yields MSMLSKTNAFTLGSAIISGIIALAVLAPWLTPWDPNLQNISERLQAPSASHWLGTDGFGRDLLSRVLFGTRPTLLLVALILLLTVPLGLLVGITAGYRGGWLEVLLMRLTDAFLALPSLVIALAFVAILGPGLLNGALALSLTSWPGFARQARAETLSLRRSDYLAAAHMQGIKGWRLMVGHILPLCLPGAIVRTALNLGGIILAAAGLGFLGMGVKPPMAEWGAMVAEGSKVIFDQWWVAAAPGGAILLTSLAFNLLGDGLRDRMDPRHAA from the coding sequence ATGTCAATGTTGTCCAAAACCAATGCTTTTACGCTGGGCAGCGCCATCATCAGCGGCATCATCGCGCTGGCGGTACTGGCACCCTGGCTGACCCCCTGGGACCCTAACCTGCAAAACATCAGCGAGCGCTTGCAAGCGCCGTCGGCCAGCCACTGGCTGGGAACCGACGGCTTCGGCCGCGACCTGTTGTCGCGGGTGCTGTTCGGCACCCGGCCCACCTTGCTGCTGGTGGCGCTCATCCTGCTGCTTACCGTGCCGCTAGGCCTGCTGGTGGGCATTACTGCCGGCTATCGTGGCGGCTGGCTGGAGGTGCTGCTGATGCGGTTGACCGACGCCTTTCTGGCCTTGCCCAGCCTGGTGATTGCGCTGGCCTTTGTCGCCATCCTGGGGCCGGGCCTGCTCAATGGTGCGCTGGCGCTGTCGCTGACCAGCTGGCCCGGTTTCGCCCGGCAGGCGCGTGCCGAAACCCTCAGCCTACGCCGCAGCGACTACCTGGCTGCCGCCCACATGCAGGGCATCAAGGGCTGGCGGCTGATGGTGGGGCATATCCTGCCGCTATGTCTGCCCGGTGCCATCGTGCGCACTGCACTGAACCTGGGGGGCATCATTCTGGCTGCAGCCGGGCTGGGCTTTCTCGGCATGGGGGTGAAACCGCCGATGGCCGAATGGGGCGCGATGGTGGCCGAAGGCAGCAAGGTGATTTTTGACCAGTGGTGGGTGGCGGCGGCACCGGGTGGTGCCATCTTGCTCACCAGCCTGGCCTTCAATCTGCTGGGCGATGGCCTGCGTGACAGAATGGACCCGCGCCATGCAGCCTGA